CCGAAGACCGAGGGCCGCAAGGCCATCGACGCGCTGGAGAAGAACAAGCCGGGCATCGGCTTCGACTCGCTGCGCTACGACGACCAGATCGGCAAGATCTCGCTCGTCGGCGCCGGGATGAAGACCAACCCGGGCGTCACGGCCGCCTTCTTCGAGGCGCTCAGCGACGCGGGGGTGAACATCGAGCTGATCTCGACCTCCGAGATCCGCATCTCGGTCGTCACCCGCGCCGACGACGTGGCCGAGGCCGTGCGCGCCGTGCACACCGCCTTCGGGCTCGACTCGGACAGCGACGAGGCCGTCGTCTATGGAGGCACCGGCCGATGACCGGACGACCGACGCTCGCGGTCGTGGGGGCGACCGGAGCCGTCGGCACGGTCATGCTCCAGATCCTGTCCCAGCACGCGGACATCTGGGGCGAGATCCGTCTCGTCGCCTCGCCGCGCTCGGCCGGCCGCAAGCTGGCCGTGCGCGGCGAGGAGGTCGAGGTGGTGGCCCTGTCCGAGGAGGTCTTCGACGGGGTCGACGTCGCCATGTTCGACGTGCCCGACGACGTCGCCGCGCACTGGGCGCCGATCGCCGCCGCCAAGGGCACGGTGGTCGTGGACAACTCCGCCGCCTTCCGGATGGACCCCGACGTGCCGCTGGTCGTGCCGGAGGTCAATCCGCACACGGCGCGGGTCCGGCCGCGCGGCATCATCGCCAACCCGAACTGCACCACCCTGTCGATGATCGTCGCCCTGGGTGCGCTGCACGCCGAGTTCGGGCTGCGGGAGCTTGTGGTCTCGTCGTACCAGGCGGTGAGCGGCGCCGGGCGGGCGGGCGTGCGGACGCTGCGGGAGCAGCTGTCCCTGGTGGCCGGCACCGAGCTGGGGACCAGCCCCGGGGACGTGCGGCGGGCCGTGGGGGACAACACCGGACCGTTTCCGGAGCCGGTCGCGCTGAACGTCGTGCCGTGGGCCGGGTCCCTGCGGGAGGACGGCTGGTCGTCGGAGGAGATGAAGGTGCGGGACGAGTCCCGCAAGATCCTCGGCCTGCCCAGGCTGCCCGTCGCCGTGACCTGTGTCCGGGTGCCGGTGGTGACCGCGCACTCGTTGACCGTGCACGCCCGCTTCGAGGGCGAGGTGACGGTGGACCGGGCGCGGGAGATCCTCGCCACGGCGCCGGGTGTCGTGCTGTGCGACGATCCGGCCGCCGGGGAGTTCCCCACGCCCGCCGACGTGGTGGGCACCGATCCCACGTGGGTCGGGCGGCTGCGGCGGGCGCTGGACGACCCGACCGCGCTCGAGCTCTTCGTGTGCGGGGACAACCTCCGTAAGGGCGCCGCCC
This region of Streptomyces chromofuscus genomic DNA includes:
- a CDS encoding aspartate-semialdehyde dehydrogenase, whose protein sequence is MTGRPTLAVVGATGAVGTVMLQILSQHADIWGEIRLVASPRSAGRKLAVRGEEVEVVALSEEVFDGVDVAMFDVPDDVAAHWAPIAAAKGTVVVDNSAAFRMDPDVPLVVPEVNPHTARVRPRGIIANPNCTTLSMIVALGALHAEFGLRELVVSSYQAVSGAGRAGVRTLREQLSLVAGTELGTSPGDVRRAVGDNTGPFPEPVALNVVPWAGSLREDGWSSEEMKVRDESRKILGLPRLPVAVTCVRVPVVTAHSLTVHARFEGEVTVDRAREILATAPGVVLCDDPAAGEFPTPADVVGTDPTWVGRLRRALDDPTALELFVCGDNLRKGAALNTAQIAELVAAEMS